In Sorghum bicolor cultivar BTx623 chromosome 10, Sorghum_bicolor_NCBIv3, whole genome shotgun sequence, one genomic interval encodes:
- the LOC110431314 gene encoding uncharacterized protein LOC110431314, which translates to MASGGLAAASEVAVVFLTRPVVAIAFVFTLILLGWYVAWRTVLVHVPLVQEIAGLRPKKPSRPKPANRGRVAKFYQNQAEAAQRNSKSEGTS; encoded by the exons ATGGCGAGCGGCGGCCTGGCGGCTGCATCGGAGGTCGCCGTCGTCTTCCTCACCCGCCCCGTCGTCGCCATTGCCTTCGTCTTCACTCTCATCCTCCTCG GTTGGTACGTGGCGTGGAGGACGGTGCTGGTGCACGTGCCGCTGGTGCAGGAGATCGCCGGCCTGCGCCCGAAGAAGCCCTCTAGACCCAAGCCAGCCAACCGCGGCCGCGTCGCCAAGTTCTATCAGAACCAGGCCGAGGCCGCCCAGAG GAACAGCAAATCAGAAGGGACATCTTAA
- the LOC8064297 gene encoding protein PHOSPHATE STARVATION RESPONSE 3: protein MESVNHLQAMNSQSLLAMEQIAASDKTAHVSALSVHKLFDAKLDHHSLMDGTSASTSQSSNIKTELIRSSSLSRSLSVNLQKRSPESDPESPQSHVSHPKFSEPMFSNSSTFCTSLFSSSSTKTEPCHQMGTLPFLPHPPKCEQQVSAGQSSSSSLLLSGDTGNGLDEAEQSDDLKDFLDLSGDASDGSFQENNALAYDEQMEFQFLSEQLGIAITDNEKSPHLDDIYGTPPQLSSLPISSCSTQSIQDLGSPVKVQLSSSQSSSSSATTNKSRLRWTLELHERFLEAVKKLEGPEKATPKGVLKLMKVEGLTIYHVKSHLQKYRLAKYLPGPKEDKKASSEDKKAQTGKSGSDSSKNKNLQVAEALRMQIEVQKQLHEQLEVQRQLQLRIEEHARYLQKILEEQKAGSLSLKAPTKAQATESPESTLDEVSTTPQPSRNRNPVVDTECKSPVDTECKSPARPSKNRIPVVDTECKSPARIKRTKVQVDLENETLCS, encoded by the exons ATGGAGTCAGTAAACCATTTGCAAGCGATGAACTCTCAGAGTCTTCTTGCGATGGAGCAAATCGCTGCTTCCGACAAAACAGCACATGTCTCTGCACTTTCAGTTCATAAGCTGTTCGATGCTAAATTGGATCACCACAGCTTGATGGATGGCACCTCGGCATCCACGAGTCAGTCATCAAACATCAAGACCGAGTTGATCCGATCATCAAGCTTGTCAAGGAGCCTATCAGTTAACCTTCAGAAAAGAAGCCCTGAATCTGATCCTGAAAGCCCACAGTCTCACGTCTCACATCCTAAATTTTCAGAACCCATGTTCTCAAATTCTTCGACATTCTGCACAAGCTTGTTTTCGTCATCTTCGACAAAAACAGAACCATGCCATCAAATGGGCACTTTGCCTTTCCTGCCTCACCCCCCTAAGTGTGAGCAACAAGTTTCAGCTGGGCAGTCATCAAGCTCCTCTCTGCTGTTAAGTGGTGATACTGGCAATGGTTTAGATGAAGCTGAACAGTCAGATGATCTGAAAGACTTCCTCGATCTTTCTGGAGATGCTTCTGATGGCAGCTTCCAAGAAAACAATGCCTTGGCTTATGATGAACAGATGGAATTTCAGTTCCTGTCTGAGCAGCTAGGAATTGCCATCACTGACAATGAAAAGAGTCCTCATTTAGAT GACATATATGGCACACCACCACAGCTGTCATCACTTCCAATATCATCTTGCTCCACTCAGAGTATACAGGATCTAGGATCACCAGTTAAAGTCCAGCTTAGCTCATCTCAGTCATCTTCTAGCTCTGCAACAACTAACAAGTCAAGGTTGAGGTGGACACTTGAGCTTCATGAGCGTTTTCTGGAGGCTGTAAAAAAGCTTGAAGGACCTGAAA AAGCAACTCCTAAGGGTGTGCTGAAACTAATGAAGGTAGAAGGTCTAACCATTTATCATGTGAAGAGCCATCTGCAG AAGTATCGGCTTGCGAAATATCTTCCTGGGCCTAAAGAAG ATAAGAAGGCTTCTTCGGAGGATAAAAAGGCACAAACAGGAAAGAGCGGCAGTGATTCAAGCAAAAACAA GAATTTACAAGTGGCAGAAGCTCTAAGGATGCAAATCGAGGTTCAGAAACAGCTTCATGAACAATTAGAG GTGCAAAGGCAGTTGCAGCTACGGATAGAGGAACATGCAAGATACTTGCAGAAAATACTGGAAGAGCAGAAGGCCGGCAGTTTGTCACTAAAAGCTCCAACCAAGGCACAAGCGACAGAGTCACCTGAATCGACATTAGATGAGGTAAGCACCACTCCGCAGCCATCCAGGAACAGAAATCCAGTTGTAGACACAGAATGCAAGTCGCCTGTAGACACAGAATGCAAGTCGCCGGCAAGGCCATCCAAGAACAGAATCCCAGTTGTAGACACAGAATGCAAATCGCCGGCAAGGATCAAGAGAACAAAAGTTCAGGTTGATCTCGAGAACGAGACCCTGTGTTCATAG
- the LOC8064948 gene encoding uncharacterized protein LOC8064948 has protein sequence MATTKANANAVYSNANSSRQGGQTSRASGPQNVCVSNMQAELSSSSSGHETKSCIRSVDHSLSHKPESERSMEATDNLDSLVANSIGRLVFEAGLEPDFVHLPSFKRVIDLLTRGAQIAMPSYEYILQVQLNEVQKREKAMRQHWERRGCSLILDSWKSRCGRSLISAFVHCREGMFFLRSIDISTIFDDVDELAAMVCCLIDDIGVHNIVQVITNNVSPHMQATEHAVLKKHDQSFIFAVCADHCINLLLENIAELGHVKDVLTKAREIMMFLYGHALPMELMKKFFHFDSEIISNSNLKSVAKFLTLETLVSQRENLMEMFSSPNWVSSDLACTSLSMHICEVVQTDSAFWSAADNVLKVTGPLISVLYKLEKDNCPVSVLYDAMDSAKESIKKNLGHEHGKYWQMIDHIWDNYLHSPIHAAGYILNPGLFYADRYRHDSEISSGITTCIIRVARSHYHALHVAEQIDLYQRRSGLFDSDLAIQEATGTPQDVWWEKHGSGTKELQSFAARILGQTCFGATRYNLDKSLTERLHTEKRSLADQERFRNMEYIHYNLRLVNAVPRLNGPKHGKVTAQLSDWVSA, from the exons ATGGCAACCACAAAAGCAAATGCTAATGCTGTTTATTCGAATGCAAATTCTTCGAGGCAGGGAGGCCAAACTTCAAGAGCTAGTGGTCCTCAAAATGTCTGCGTAAGTAATATGCAAGCAGAGctatcatcatcgtcatcaggCCATGAAACCAAATCATGCATCCGCTCTGTGGACCACTCTTTGTCACATAAGCCTGAATCAGAACGCTCGATGGAAGCAACTGATAACCTGGATTCTCTTGTAGCAAATTCAATAGGCAGGCTTGtctttgaggctggtcttgagcCTGATTTTGTTCACTTGCCGTCTTTTAAGCGCGTGATTGATTTACTCACCCGTGGGGCTCAGATTGCAATGCCTTCTTATGAATATATTCTGCAAGTGCAACTGAATGAAGTTCAAAAGCGTGAAAAGGCTATGAGGCAACACTGGGAGAGAAGAGGCTGCAGTTTGATATTGGATAGCTGGAAAAGCCGGTGTGGGAGAAGCCTCATTAGTGCTTTTGTGCATTGCAGAGAAGGGATGTTTTTTCTCAGATCCATAGACATCTCCACAATATTTGATGATGTTGATGAGCTTGCAGCAATGGTTTGTTGTTTGATTGATGATATCGGTGTCCACAACATTGTTCAGGTCATCACCAATAATGTTTCACCACATATGCAAGCTACAGAGCATGCTGTGCTAAAGAAACATGACCAGTCATTCATATTCGCAGTATGTGCTGATCATTGCATCAATCTTCTGCTTGAGAATATAGCTGAACTGGGTCACGTGAAAGATGTCCTAACGAAGGCAAGGGAAATCATGATGTTTTTGTATGGTCATGCACTTCCCATGGAACTGATGAAAAAGTTCTTTCATTTTGACTCTGAGATCATAAGCAATTCTAACTTGAAATCGGTGGCTAAGTTTCTCACGCTTGAGACCCTAGTGTCTCAGAGGGAAAATCTGATGGAGATGTTTAGCTCGCCGAACTGGGTTTCCTCTGATCTGGCTTGTACAAGTCTGTCCATGCATATATGTGAGGTAGTACAAACAGATAGTGCATTTTGGAGTGCTGCTGATAATGTTTTGAAGGTTACTGGCCCACTTATCAGTGTTTTGTATAAATTGGAAAAGGATAATTGTCCAGTGAGTGTCCTGTATGATGCCATGGATAGTGCAAAAGAAAgtataaaaaaaaatcttggtCATGAGCATGGTAAGTACTGGCAGATGATTGATCACATATGGGACAATTATTTGCATTCCCCAATCCATGCTGCTGGTTATATTCTCAATCCAGGACTCTTTTACGCTGACCGGTACCGCCATGATTCTGAAATCAGCAGTGGCATCACGACCTGCATTATCCGAGTGGCTAGAAGTCATTATCATGCATTGCATGTAGCTGAACAAATAGATCTATATCAAAGAAGATCAGGTTTGTTTGATTCAGATTTAGCAATTCAGGAAGCTACTGGGACACCTCAAG ATGTCTGGTGGGAGAAACATGGGAGTGGCACGAAGGAGCTACAATCTTTTGCTGCTCGGATCCTAGGCCAGACATGCTTTGGCGCTACTAGGTACAACCTCGACAAGAGCTTAACCGAGAGGCTGCACACCGAGAAGCGTTCCTTGGCCGATCAAGAGAGGTTCCGCAACATGGAGTACATCCATTACAACCTTCGCCTCGTGAATGCAGTGCCTCGCCTGAACGGTCCTAAGCATGGTAAGGTCACTGCTCAGCTCAGCGACTGGGTGTCAGCATAG